Proteins encoded within one genomic window of Candidatus Omnitrophota bacterium:
- a CDS encoding site-2 protease family protein, producing the protein MNLAISLFLFFLAVIIHEYSHGWVAWKLGDSTAKMAGRLTLNPIAHIDPIGTVLLPLILLVTNSPVLFGWAKPVPVDFNNLYNPKKDMIWVGLAGPGANILFAIILSFMLKILGTMASPLLMAVMSSAIIINLVLAVFNILPIPPLDGSRVLMGLLPREISMQYAKIEPYGLIILFGLLYLGLIGSFIWPLVMLMARFLGVSI; encoded by the coding sequence ATGAACCTGGCGATAAGCTTGTTTCTTTTTTTTCTGGCCGTAATAATACATGAGTATTCACATGGCTGGGTAGCATGGAAACTCGGGGACTCCACGGCAAAGATGGCAGGCCGCCTTACCTTAAACCCTATTGCTCACATTGACCCCATAGGCACAGTATTACTTCCTTTAATATTACTGGTAACTAACTCCCCTGTATTGTTCGGATGGGCAAAGCCTGTCCCTGTGGATTTTAACAATCTCTATAATCCTAAAAAGGATATGATATGGGTAGGATTGGCTGGGCCAGGCGCCAATATCTTATTTGCTATCATCCTGTCTTTTATGTTGAAGATCTTGGGCACCATGGCCAGTCCATTACTTATGGCTGTTATGAGTTCAGCTATAATAATAAACCTGGTGCTGGCTGTATTTAATATCCTGCCAATCCCGCCCCTGGATGGTTCCAGGGTCCTGATGGGGCTTTTGCCTAGAGAAATCAGTATGCAATACGCGAAGATAGAGCCCTATGGCCTTATTATACTCTTTGGCCTGCTCTACCTTGGCCTGATAGGAAGTTTTATATGGCCTTTGGTAATGCTCATGGCGCGATTCCTGGGAGTCAGTATATGA
- a CDS encoding SH3 domain-containing protein, producing the protein MCFIKAFSILIAMSFLLPGACFSQEGYEEKEISKIGFVKNDGANVRAGDNVNFTSLCNLEKGDPVKITGKRYSWYKVILPRKACVYIRKDFVGDVSEKGEAGVIAERVNLRAGADTKYAILGQISKPEKIHIVAEEAGWYKIFPPEGTSGWIHSSQLRFSIEGISPKPEPVDEVVKPGAKKDNGVKLMLKKKNPNGNLTFSTQGKQ; encoded by the coding sequence ATGTGTTTTATTAAGGCATTCTCAATTTTAATCGCAATGTCTTTTCTTTTGCCTGGCGCCTGTTTTTCGCAGGAAGGATATGAAGAGAAGGAGATCTCAAAAATAGGTTTTGTGAAAAATGACGGAGCAAATGTCAGGGCCGGCGACAATGTAAACTTTACAAGCCTGTGCAATCTGGAAAAAGGCGATCCCGTAAAGATCACAGGAAAGCGCTATAGCTGGTACAAGGTCATCCTGCCAAGAAAGGCCTGCGTGTACATAAGAAAGGACTTTGTCGGGGACGTTTCTGAAAAAGGAGAGGCAGGGGTAATTGCTGAGCGCGTGAACCTTAGGGCTGGAGCTGACACAAAATACGCCATACTCGGCCAGATCTCAAAGCCTGAAAAAATACACATAGTAGCTGAAGAAGCCGGCTGGTATAAGATATTCCCGCCTGAAGGCACAAGTGGGTGGATACATTCAAGCCAGTTGAGGTTTTCAATTGAAGGTATTTCTCCCAAGCCTGAACCAGTAGATGAGGTTGTAAAACCGGGCGCGAAGAAAGATAATGGTGTAAAACTCATGCTCAAGAAAAAGAACCCCAACGGGAATCTGACATTTTCTACGCAGGGCAAACAATGA